The Halomonas sp. THAF5a genome segment CGAGGTCGTCGTCGATCGCCAGGTGGCCGTCGAGGAGGCGGCCCTGCCGACCCAGGCCGAGCTCGAGGCGTGGGTCGCGGCCGTGCTCGCCCGCCATCCCGACGAGACGCGCCGCGAACTGACCGTGCGCTTCGTCGACGCCGAGGAGAGCCAGGTCCTGAACCGCGACTACCGCCGCAAGGACAAGCCCACCAACGTGCTCTCCTTCCCCTTCGAGGGCCCGCCCGGGATCGACCTGCCGCTGCTCGGCGACCTGGTGATCTGCCATCCGGTCGTGGCCCGGGAGGCCCGCGAGCAGGACAAGTCCACGCCCGCTCACTACGCTCACATGGTGATCCACGGCACCCTGCACCTGCTGGGGTACGATCACATCGAGGACGCCGAGGCCGAGACCATGGAGGCCCTCGAGCGGGAGATCCTGGCATCGCTGGGGATCGCCGATCCCTATCTCACCCCCAGCCCTCCGCACCGCGATACCGACCACGAGGACGAGAGAGCCGACGCATGAGCGAAGACCGATCGAGTGGCCAGGGCAACCGATCCTGGCTCGATAAGTTGTTCAGTGCCCTGTCCAACGACAGCGACGAACCCAGCTCCCGCGGCGAGCTGCTGGAGTTCCTCCGCCAGGCGGGCTCCCGCCTGAAGCTCGACCAGGACGCCATGATGATCATCGAGGGTGCCCTGAGCATCAGCGACCAGCAGGTGCGCGAGGTGCTGATCCCCCGCTCGCAGATCACCGCGATCGCCCTCGACCAGCCCCTCGAGGAGTACCTGCCGGTGATCCTCGAGACCGGCCACTCCCGCTACCCGGTGATCGGCGAGAACCTCGACGAGGTCAAGGGCATCCTGCTGGCCAAGGACCTGCTGCCGCTGCTGCGCAGCGGCCAGGAGAACGGCCGGCCCTTCCAGCTCGACGAGGTGCTGCGCCCGGCGATGTTCGTGCCCGAGTCCAAGCGCCTGAACAGCCTGCTAAAGGAGTTCCAGGACACCCGCAACCACATGGCCGTGGTGGTGGACGAGTACGGCGGCACCGCGGGCATCGTCACCATCGAGGACATCCTCGAGGAGATCGTCGGCGAGATCGAGGACGAGCACGATATCGACGAGGAGATCGATATCCGTGAGCTCGGCGAGTCGCGCTACGCGATCCGCGCCCTGACCCCCATCGAGGACTTCAACGAGCGCTTCGGCACCCAGTTCTCCGACGACGAGTTCGACACCGTCGGGGGCCTGGTGATGCAGCGCTTCGGCCACCTGCCGGGCCGCGGCGAGCACACCGAGCTCAGCGGCTGGCGCTTCACCGTGCTCAACGCCGACAATCGCCGCATCCGCCTGCTCGAGGCCACGCCCTGCGACGACGGCGAAGAGGAATAACCCGCCGCCCCCTGCCATGGATGGACACGATGGCTGACGTTCGCCTGCCCCCGGCCCTGGGCTGCCTGCTGGCCCTGGTCGCCGGGGGCCTGACCACCCTCAGCACCGCCCCCTTCTCGCTCTGGTGGCTGGGCCCAGTCGCCGCCGGCCTGGTCTATCTCGGGCTGCCCGCCCTGGCGCCCCGCCAGGCCGCCCTGCGCGGCCTCTGCTACGGCATCGGCCTGTTCGGCTCCGGGGCCTCCTGGGTCTACGTCTCGATCCACGACTATGGCTACACCGGGGTGCCCCTGGCGCTGCTGCTCACGGCGCTCTTCGTCGTCGGCCTGGCGCTGTTCTTCGCCCTCATCCTCGGGCTCTACCGGCGGCTGTGCGGGCCGCGGCTCGCCGCCCTCACCTTCGCCGGCGCCTGGGTGCTCGGCGAATGGCTGCGTACCTGGCTCTTCACCGGCTTCCCCTGGATGCTGCTCGGCAGCGCCCAGGTCGACTCGCCCCTGGCCCCCTGGGCCCCGGTGGGCGGCGTCTACCTGCTGTCACTGATCGTCGCCCTCACCGGCAGCCTCGGCGTCGAACTGCTGCGCCGCCACTGGTGGGCCTCGGCCCCGCTCGCCGCGCTGTGGCTGGCACCGCTGGCCCTGCCGGCCCAGTGGACCACGCCCCAGGGCGACCCGGTGCGCGTCGCCCTGCTGCAGGGCAACCTGCCCCAGCTGATCAAGTGGCGCCCCGAGGGGCAGCGTCGCGCCGTCGAGACCTACCTCGGCCTGACCCGCGGGCTCGACGACGTCGACCTGGTGATCTGGCCCGAGGCCGCGCTGCCGATGT includes the following:
- the ybeY gene encoding rRNA maturation RNase YbeY; this encodes MNEVVVDRQVAVEEAALPTQAELEAWVAAVLARHPDETRRELTVRFVDAEESQVLNRDYRRKDKPTNVLSFPFEGPPGIDLPLLGDLVICHPVVAREAREQDKSTPAHYAHMVIHGTLHLLGYDHIEDAEAETMEALEREILASLGIADPYLTPSPPHRDTDHEDERADA
- a CDS encoding HlyC/CorC family transporter, producing MSEDRSSGQGNRSWLDKLFSALSNDSDEPSSRGELLEFLRQAGSRLKLDQDAMMIIEGALSISDQQVREVLIPRSQITAIALDQPLEEYLPVILETGHSRYPVIGENLDEVKGILLAKDLLPLLRSGQENGRPFQLDEVLRPAMFVPESKRLNSLLKEFQDTRNHMAVVVDEYGGTAGIVTIEDILEEIVGEIEDEHDIDEEIDIRELGESRYAIRALTPIEDFNERFGTQFSDDEFDTVGGLVMQRFGHLPGRGEHTELSGWRFTVLNADNRRIRLLEATPCDDGEEE
- the lnt gene encoding apolipoprotein N-acyltransferase, translating into MADVRLPPALGCLLALVAGGLTTLSTAPFSLWWLGPVAAGLVYLGLPALAPRQAALRGLCYGIGLFGSGASWVYVSIHDYGYTGVPLALLLTALFVVGLALFFALILGLYRRLCGPRLAALTFAGAWVLGEWLRTWLFTGFPWMLLGSAQVDSPLAPWAPVGGVYLLSLIVALTGSLGVELLRRHWWASAPLAALWLAPLALPAQWTTPQGDPVRVALLQGNLPQLIKWRPEGQRRAVETYLGLTRGLDDVDLVIWPEAALPMFEDQAAPILERAHAALPEGTELLTGILQRDAQGRFYNSVVGRGDVEGAYRKAHLVPFGEYLPLERLLRGAIAFFDLPAPAMTPGPEGQAPMRVGRLMIGNAICYEIIYADLVAEQAREAGVLLTVSNDTWFGASIGPLQHLQMARLRALENGRPVIRATSNGVTALIDARGRVTARAPQFETAVLEGEVTATEGLTPFTRTGSWPAWLLAALLVLPGLRRKRRL